Proteins found in one Gordonia sp. PDNC005 genomic segment:
- a CDS encoding neutral zinc metallopeptidase, whose protein sequence is MQVQTTSRRRSSRLASAVAVIVVGVLALAGCGGGTDGTAKRAAPQPPKRCTAVECPELPVYSQKRLDPSGVTAANSNETVPAYMTEVLDDLDATWQEWFAELNIEGISPGRELIAPGSSFTSQCAEPGEPALPSDFPNAFFCPVEELPDGAGVKRKGSIILPVETFAEIWQGRLLGSKGVMLGDFTAATIIAHEYGHNVMWRLMDAYKMSESQLPTGNDPELLADCFAGNWAATVFARKDLSLKEIAQAAALVISVGDPAPNQGHGTSFERIRALTRGFMENFSSQGQPVTCLKNYWPGVLGG, encoded by the coding sequence ATGCAGGTGCAAACCACGTCTCGCCGACGATCCTCCCGACTCGCCTCTGCGGTCGCCGTCATCGTGGTCGGAGTCCTCGCTCTCGCCGGCTGCGGAGGCGGCACGGACGGCACGGCGAAACGCGCCGCACCGCAACCGCCCAAGCGCTGCACCGCTGTCGAATGTCCCGAGCTTCCCGTCTATTCGCAGAAGCGGCTCGACCCGAGCGGAGTGACCGCTGCCAACTCGAACGAGACCGTCCCCGCCTACATGACCGAGGTGCTCGACGACCTCGACGCCACCTGGCAGGAATGGTTCGCCGAACTCAACATCGAGGGCATCTCGCCTGGACGAGAACTCATCGCCCCGGGCTCGTCGTTCACCAGCCAATGTGCGGAACCCGGCGAACCCGCTCTGCCCAGCGACTTCCCGAACGCGTTCTTCTGCCCGGTCGAGGAGCTGCCCGACGGTGCCGGTGTGAAGCGGAAGGGGTCGATCATCCTGCCCGTCGAGACGTTCGCCGAGATCTGGCAGGGCAGGCTCCTCGGTTCGAAGGGCGTCATGCTCGGCGACTTCACTGCGGCGACGATCATCGCCCACGAGTACGGCCACAACGTGATGTGGCGTCTGATGGACGCGTACAAGATGAGCGAGTCGCAGCTCCCGACCGGGAACGACCCCGAACTGCTCGCCGACTGCTTCGCAGGCAATTGGGCGGCGACGGTCTTCGCCCGCAAGGACCTCTCGCTCAAGGAGATCGCTCAGGCTGCGGCATTGGTGATCAGTGTCGGCGATCCGGCTCCGAACCAGGGGCACGGCACGTCGTTCGAGCGAATTCGAGCTCTGACTCGCGGATTCATGGAGAACTTCTCCTCCCAGGGACAGCCGGTGACGTGCCTCAAGAACTACTGGCCCGGCGTCCTGGGCGGCTGA
- a CDS encoding nucleoside triphosphate pyrophosphatase, translating to MIATVLGSASPARLRVLRDAGLDPSVLVSDVDEEAMIAELGDAAPETVVTTLAQAKAEAVVAAILGSSDPTFASAAVDGVVLTCDSMLLLDGELSGKPHSPDIAVAQWRRMRGNVGHLMTGHCVTRLRDGAVDAVVADHQSTTVRFSDISDELIERYVATGEPLKVAGAFTLDGLGGWLLDGIDGDPSSVIGISLPLTRRLLTRVGVNVADLWR from the coding sequence ATGATCGCGACCGTTCTCGGTTCGGCGTCGCCTGCACGACTTCGTGTGCTGCGCGACGCCGGCCTGGATCCGTCCGTCCTCGTGTCGGACGTCGACGAGGAGGCGATGATCGCCGAACTCGGCGACGCGGCCCCTGAGACGGTCGTGACCACACTCGCGCAGGCCAAAGCAGAGGCGGTCGTCGCGGCGATCCTCGGCAGCTCTGATCCCACGTTCGCCTCGGCTGCCGTCGACGGCGTTGTACTGACCTGCGATTCGATGCTGTTGCTCGACGGCGAACTGTCGGGCAAGCCGCACTCCCCCGACATCGCCGTTGCGCAGTGGCGTCGCATGCGCGGCAACGTCGGGCATCTGATGACCGGCCACTGCGTGACCCGATTGCGCGACGGTGCGGTCGACGCGGTCGTCGCCGACCATCAGTCGACGACTGTCCGCTTCTCGGACATCTCCGATGAGCTGATCGAACGCTATGTCGCGACCGGCGAGCCGTTGAAGGTCGCCGGGGCGTTCACATTGGACGGCCTCGGCGGCTGGCTCCTCGACGGCATCGACGGCGACCCGTCGAGCGTGATCGGCATCAGCCTCCCGCTCACCCGCCGCCTGCTCACCCGCGTCGGTGTGAACGTCGCCGACCTCTGGCGCTGA
- a CDS encoding acyl-CoA carboxylase subunit epsilon translates to MTADQQPADTADAKPFLTVVSGNPSDEDVAVLVSVLSAAGGGDSDNGQTVRNDWGRPIDMHRPAWGMPTSFTNRG, encoded by the coding sequence GTGACCGCCGATCAGCAGCCCGCCGACACCGCCGATGCCAAGCCGTTTCTGACGGTCGTCTCCGGCAACCCCTCCGACGAGGACGTGGCCGTTCTGGTCAGCGTCCTGTCGGCAGCGGGCGGCGGCGACTCGGACAACGGGCAGACTGTCCGCAACGACTGGGGTCGTCCGATCGACATGCACCGTCCCGCGTGGGGCATGCCGACCTCGTTCACCAACCGCGGTTGA
- a CDS encoding acyl-CoA carboxylase subunit beta, which produces MTTASRDDSAAPDIHTTAGKLADLRNRLADAEFPVGETAARKIHAKGKLTARERITHLLDEGSFVELDALARHRSTNFGLAEKRPVGDGVVVGYGTVDGREVCVFSQDVTVFGGSLGEVYGEKIVKVMDLALKTGRPLVGINEGAGARIQEGVVSLGLYGEIFHRNVKASGVIPQISLIMGAAAGGHVYSPALTDFVVMVDQTSQMFVTGPDVIKTVTGEDVTMEDLGGAHTHMAKSGVAHYVAQDEEDALEYVKELLSYLPSNNRADAPRLPAPATTGGIEDNLTEEDLELDTLIPDSPNQPYDMHEVIRRILDDDEFLEVQAERAMNVIVGFGRVDGRSVGIVANQPTQFAGCLDIDASEKAARFVRTCDAFNVPIITLVDVPGFLPGTDQEYNGIIRRGAKLLYAYGEATVGKITVITRKAYGGAYDVMGSKHMGADVNLAWPTAQIAVMGASGAVGFVYRGKLKDAEANGEDVDALRLELQQEYEDTLVNPYVAAERGYVDAVIPPSHTRGQIANALRLLERKLVQLPPRKHGNIPL; this is translated from the coding sequence ATGACCACTGCTTCGCGCGACGACAGCGCAGCTCCCGACATCCACACCACGGCAGGCAAGCTCGCCGACCTGCGGAATCGTCTGGCCGACGCCGAGTTCCCCGTCGGCGAGACCGCCGCCCGGAAGATCCACGCCAAGGGCAAGCTCACCGCACGTGAGCGCATCACCCATCTGCTCGACGAGGGTTCGTTTGTTGAACTCGACGCATTGGCACGCCACCGCAGCACCAACTTCGGACTCGCGGAGAAGCGTCCCGTCGGCGACGGCGTTGTTGTCGGCTACGGCACGGTCGACGGCCGTGAGGTCTGTGTGTTCAGCCAGGACGTCACCGTCTTCGGCGGCAGCCTCGGCGAGGTCTACGGCGAGAAGATCGTCAAGGTCATGGACCTCGCCCTCAAGACCGGCCGTCCGCTGGTCGGCATCAACGAAGGCGCGGGTGCACGCATCCAGGAGGGTGTCGTCTCGCTCGGCCTCTACGGCGAGATCTTCCATCGCAACGTCAAGGCGTCCGGCGTGATCCCCCAGATCTCGCTCATCATGGGCGCGGCGGCCGGCGGCCACGTGTACTCCCCCGCGCTCACCGACTTCGTCGTGATGGTCGACCAGACCAGTCAGATGTTCGTGACCGGCCCCGACGTCATCAAGACCGTCACCGGCGAAGACGTCACCATGGAGGACCTGGGCGGCGCCCACACCCACATGGCGAAGTCGGGTGTCGCGCACTACGTCGCGCAGGACGAGGAAGACGCGCTCGAGTACGTCAAGGAGCTGCTGTCGTACCTCCCGAGCAACAACCGCGCCGACGCACCGCGTCTGCCCGCGCCCGCCACCACCGGCGGCATCGAGGACAACCTCACCGAGGAAGACCTCGAACTCGACACGCTGATCCCGGATTCGCCGAACCAGCCGTACGACATGCACGAAGTGATCCGCCGGATCCTCGACGACGACGAGTTCCTCGAGGTGCAGGCCGAGCGCGCGATGAACGTCATCGTCGGCTTCGGTCGAGTCGACGGACGCAGCGTCGGCATCGTCGCCAACCAGCCCACCCAGTTCGCGGGATGCCTGGACATCGACGCATCGGAGAAGGCCGCACGCTTCGTCCGCACCTGCGACGCGTTCAACGTCCCGATCATCACCCTGGTGGACGTCCCGGGCTTCCTACCCGGCACCGATCAGGAGTACAACGGCATCATCCGCCGCGGCGCCAAGCTCCTGTACGCGTACGGCGAGGCGACGGTCGGCAAGATCACCGTCATCACCCGCAAGGCGTACGGCGGCGCATACGACGTCATGGGCTCCAAGCACATGGGCGCCGACGTCAACCTCGCGTGGCCGACCGCGCAGATCGCCGTCATGGGCGCCTCGGGCGCCGTGGGCTTCGTGTACCGCGGCAAGCTCAAGGACGCCGAGGCCAACGGCGAAGACGTCGACGCGCTGCGCCTGGAACTGCAGCAGGAGTACGAGGACACTCTCGTGAACCCGTACGTCGCCGCCGAGCGCGGTTACGTCGACGCCGTGATCCCGCCGAGCCATACGCGCGGCCAGATCGCGAACGCACTCCGTCTGCTCGAGCGCAAGCTCGTCCAGCTGCCCCCGCGCAAGCATGGGAACATCCCACTGTGA
- a CDS encoding biotin--[acetyl-CoA-carboxylase] ligase, producing the protein MIVTDLPDVNALREQLVGTRWTSIEVVPETGSTNADLIARAADLGADLDGTVRIAGFQSQGRGRHARVWKTPHGQLAVSAAIAVTAGDTDRIGWLSLLTGLAVRDALSEVTGVDVELKWPNDVLSPSVDGQAGGKLSGILCEFRPNADGGGVAVIGTGINIDVDREVAAGANAASVRGISTRSASEFEPTEVAAAYLRALSTRVSAWPSHIDDLVVDYRAASATLGKRVRLILPGDVEVIGDAVDIDDEGRVIVQTESERIVASAGDVTHLRPV; encoded by the coding sequence GTGATCGTGACCGACCTGCCTGATGTCAACGCCCTCCGCGAGCAGCTCGTGGGCACCCGCTGGACCTCGATCGAGGTGGTCCCCGAGACGGGGTCCACGAACGCCGACCTCATCGCTCGAGCCGCGGACCTGGGCGCAGATCTGGATGGGACCGTCCGGATCGCGGGGTTCCAGTCTCAGGGCCGAGGGCGTCATGCGCGCGTCTGGAAGACACCCCACGGCCAGCTGGCGGTGTCGGCCGCCATCGCGGTGACCGCGGGCGACACCGACCGGATCGGCTGGCTCTCGCTGCTCACCGGCCTCGCGGTGCGCGATGCCTTGAGTGAGGTGACCGGTGTCGACGTCGAGCTGAAATGGCCGAACGACGTCCTGTCACCGTCCGTCGACGGCCAGGCCGGCGGCAAGCTTTCGGGCATCCTCTGCGAGTTTCGGCCGAACGCCGACGGCGGCGGCGTCGCGGTCATCGGCACCGGGATCAACATCGACGTCGATCGAGAGGTGGCGGCCGGGGCGAACGCGGCGTCGGTCCGTGGCATCTCGACGCGTTCCGCGTCCGAGTTCGAGCCGACCGAAGTCGCCGCAGCGTACCTGCGCGCACTGTCCACACGGGTCTCCGCGTGGCCGTCGCACATCGACGACCTCGTCGTCGACTATCGTGCCGCCAGCGCCACCCTTGGAAAACGCGTGCGTCTCATCCTTCCGGGCGACGTGGAGGTGATCGGCGACGCCGTCGACATCGACGACGAGGGACGCGTGATCGTCCAGACCGAGTCCGAGCGGATCGTCGCGTCAGCGGGCGACGTCACTCACCTGCGCCCGGTGTGA
- a CDS encoding DUF6069 family protein, translating to MTNYDPRDPRNRGDQNPQTRAYSQANDYGDYTQPRYTEQYYSEPQYAEPQYAQPQYAEQPQQRRRPAQRRGPDVDPVMFCGGVLMTGVVTGLAAWLVGWIIRTITQKVNDSGQFGVWNPLSQDELWFALVGFIVALLGGALWYLLQVGTPAPDQFYRWIVGLLIACAVVIPLTMSAEISTGIGTAVMHLIIGLPVLTLIPTMANASRRKDQR from the coding sequence ATGACGAACTACGACCCACGCGACCCGCGGAACCGCGGCGATCAGAATCCGCAGACCCGCGCCTACAGCCAGGCGAACGATTACGGCGACTACACGCAGCCCAGGTACACCGAGCAGTACTACTCGGAACCCCAATACGCGGAACCCCAGTACGCGCAGCCGCAGTACGCCGAGCAGCCGCAGCAAAGACGACGTCCGGCACAGCGTCGAGGACCCGACGTCGATCCCGTCATGTTCTGCGGCGGTGTCCTCATGACCGGCGTCGTCACGGGCCTCGCCGCGTGGCTGGTCGGTTGGATCATCCGCACGATCACTCAGAAGGTGAACGACTCCGGCCAGTTCGGCGTGTGGAACCCGTTGTCGCAGGACGAGCTGTGGTTCGCCCTCGTCGGTTTCATCGTCGCACTGCTGGGCGGAGCCCTCTGGTATCTACTGCAGGTCGGAACCCCCGCGCCCGACCAGTTCTACCGGTGGATCGTCGGACTGCTGATCGCCTGTGCCGTCGTCATCCCGCTGACGATGTCCGCAGAGATCTCAACCGGAATCGGCACAGCGGTCATGCACCTCATCATCGGTCTCCCCGTGCTCACCCTGATCCCGACGATGGCGAACGCATCGCGACGGAAGGATCAGCGCTGA
- a CDS encoding PH domain-containing protein, with translation MGYPRENLAPGEHVVIHRHPHWKCLIVPVLIFWVVTAIAGVALGYTRTADSMSDGVKLWLTVIIVVVWLAATGYWLVRPLLSWRTTHFVVTDRRVIYRNGIVTRSGIDIPIRRINTVEFRHGLIDRMLKTGTLVIESASDDPLSFADIPNVEAVHALLYQELLDEEDGEMDDYDPRGRRR, from the coding sequence ATGGGATACCCACGCGAGAACCTCGCACCCGGTGAACATGTCGTGATCCACCGCCATCCGCACTGGAAGTGCCTGATCGTGCCGGTGCTGATCTTCTGGGTGGTCACCGCGATCGCCGGTGTCGCTCTCGGCTACACGCGGACGGCGGACTCCATGTCCGACGGTGTGAAGCTGTGGCTCACCGTGATCATCGTCGTCGTGTGGCTCGCGGCCACCGGATACTGGCTGGTCCGACCGCTGCTGTCGTGGCGGACGACGCACTTCGTCGTGACCGATCGTCGAGTGATCTACCGCAACGGAATCGTCACGCGTTCGGGCATCGACATCCCGATCCGTCGGATCAACACGGTCGAATTCCGGCACGGACTGATCGATCGGATGCTCAAGACCGGCACCTTGGTGATCGAATCCGCGTCCGACGACCCGCTGTCGTTCGCCGACATCCCCAACGTCGAGGCCGTTCACGCGCTCCTGTACCAGGAGCTCCTCGACGAGGAGGACGGCGAGATGGATGATTACGACCCCAGGGGTCGTCGCCGGTGA
- a CDS encoding response regulator transcription factor — translation MTGARAILLAEDDAAIAEPLARALTREGHECVIAPTGTEALEKALSEEYALLILDLGLPGVDGLEVCRRVRVERPQLAVLMLTARTDEVDFVVGLDAGADDYVGKPFRLAELLARVRALMRRSATEPDDVVIDYGDIQLDARARRVVVRGEDLTLANREFDLLQFLMARPGQALSRDEIMTEVWGSVDLRSSKTLDMHISWIRRKIGDDRPGHGKHIVTVRGVGFRFDP, via the coding sequence GTGACGGGCGCACGAGCGATCCTCCTGGCCGAGGACGACGCCGCGATCGCAGAACCGTTGGCTCGCGCGTTGACCCGCGAAGGTCATGAATGCGTCATCGCGCCCACCGGCACGGAGGCTCTGGAGAAGGCGCTGTCGGAGGAGTACGCCCTGCTCATCCTCGACCTGGGCCTGCCCGGCGTCGACGGTCTCGAAGTGTGCAGGCGGGTGCGTGTTGAACGTCCGCAGCTCGCGGTGCTGATGTTGACCGCGCGCACGGACGAGGTCGACTTCGTCGTCGGCCTCGACGCGGGCGCGGACGACTACGTCGGAAAACCGTTCCGCCTCGCCGAGCTTCTGGCACGCGTCCGAGCGCTCATGCGCCGCAGCGCGACTGAACCGGACGATGTTGTGATCGACTACGGGGACATCCAGTTGGACGCCAGGGCACGGCGCGTCGTCGTCCGTGGGGAGGATCTGACCCTGGCCAACCGCGAGTTCGATCTCCTGCAGTTCCTGATGGCGCGACCCGGTCAGGCGCTGTCTCGCGACGAGATCATGACCGAGGTGTGGGGATCGGTAGATCTGCGGTCGTCGAAGACCCTCGACATGCACATCTCCTGGATCCGTCGGAAGATCGGCGACGACCGACCGGGCCACGGCAAACACATCGTCACCGTCCGCGGCGTCGGCTTCCGATTCGACCCGTAA
- a CDS encoding HAMP domain-containing sensor histidine kinase, with translation MRRRILKMMIATLAAMGLLLGVPMTALTWQWMSQEARDNLSQSLKRMSEHVIAEEAAGRGVSPEQLDLDQFRLLIPAEGRLTLTTSRIDPSGAAVYSERQLGDPQAGSTIAESVSLGPRAQLTLEIPDEDVRPQQFLAIGILLVVITGAVSGGAIVAVVTARRMTDPLTDVAARAEAMARGDFSSEWPRYGIDELDRVAEALSDANKEIALRLEREGEIVGDVSHQLRSRLTAVHLRLDELTLHADEAVVVEAEAGLEQVERLSRELDELVAASREDSVGKGAIDAEVVVATLIGDFQPAFRAHNRVLTSEAVDAIPLIAGKPGRLREALSVLIDNSLQHGAGTTTVRLSNLPAAEMVRVTVADEGEGIPDDIAISVFRRGFSGGSRSGVGLSLSRALIEADGGRLDLTLRRPAVFSIVVPTLARTSPNDPALRRDRVPHR, from the coding sequence ATGCGTCGCCGGATACTCAAGATGATGATCGCCACTCTGGCGGCGATGGGCCTCCTGCTGGGCGTGCCGATGACGGCACTCACCTGGCAGTGGATGTCGCAGGAGGCGCGCGACAACCTTTCGCAGAGCCTCAAACGCATGTCTGAGCACGTCATCGCGGAGGAGGCGGCGGGGCGGGGCGTGTCGCCGGAACAACTCGACCTCGATCAGTTCAGGCTCCTCATCCCGGCCGAGGGGCGTCTGACCCTCACCACATCGCGGATCGATCCGTCCGGTGCGGCCGTGTACAGCGAGCGCCAGCTCGGCGACCCGCAAGCCGGGAGCACCATCGCCGAGTCGGTGAGCCTCGGTCCGCGCGCACAGCTGACTCTCGAGATTCCGGACGAAGACGTGCGGCCGCAGCAGTTCCTTGCCATCGGAATCCTGTTGGTCGTGATCACCGGGGCAGTGTCCGGCGGCGCAATCGTCGCAGTGGTCACCGCACGGCGGATGACCGACCCGCTCACCGACGTCGCCGCGAGGGCCGAAGCGATGGCACGTGGTGACTTCTCGTCGGAATGGCCTCGCTACGGCATCGACGAACTCGATCGTGTCGCGGAGGCGCTCTCCGACGCGAACAAGGAGATCGCGTTGAGGCTCGAGCGGGAAGGCGAGATCGTCGGTGACGTGTCGCATCAGCTTCGGAGCCGGCTGACGGCCGTTCACCTGCGGTTGGACGAGTTGACGCTGCACGCCGACGAGGCCGTTGTCGTCGAGGCCGAAGCGGGACTGGAGCAGGTCGAACGGCTCTCTCGAGAACTGGACGAGCTCGTCGCGGCGTCGCGGGAGGATTCCGTAGGCAAGGGAGCGATCGATGCCGAGGTGGTGGTCGCTACCTTGATCGGCGACTTCCAGCCTGCGTTCCGCGCCCACAATCGTGTGTTGACGTCCGAGGCGGTCGATGCGATTCCGCTCATCGCGGGCAAACCCGGTCGCCTGCGCGAGGCGCTGAGTGTGCTCATCGACAACTCGCTGCAGCACGGGGCGGGGACCACGACGGTTCGGTTGTCGAATCTTCCGGCGGCCGAAATGGTGCGTGTGACGGTGGCCGACGAAGGGGAGGGCATCCCGGATGACATCGCGATCTCGGTGTTCCGGCGCGGTTTCTCCGGGGGCAGCCGCAGCGGTGTCGGATTGTCGCTGTCTAGAGCGCTCATCGAGGCAGACGGTGGTCGCCTCGACCTCACTCTGCGACGACCGGCAGTCTTCTCGATCGTGGTCCCGACTCTCGCCAGGACGTCACCGAACGATCCGGCCCTCAGGCGTGACCGAGTTCCTCATCGGTGA
- a CDS encoding GtrA family protein, which translates to MLTIDGVVSKLPGPLHRLVLKHNELIKFAIVGGTTFVVDTIIYYTLIFTVLEPKPVVARIISGVVATILSYVLNREWAFKNRGGREKHHEAMLFFGISGIAVLLTAAPLWLANNVFGMRENINGLELVVLDFVLAFIIGNLIGMGFRFWALRRFAFPEEEPMGGDGGSTDIHPNADELTDEELGHA; encoded by the coding sequence GTGCTGACAATCGACGGAGTGGTCTCCAAGCTGCCGGGGCCCCTTCATCGGCTCGTGCTGAAACACAACGAGCTCATCAAATTCGCGATCGTCGGCGGCACCACATTCGTCGTCGACACGATCATCTATTACACGTTGATCTTCACCGTCCTCGAGCCGAAGCCCGTTGTCGCCAGGATCATCTCCGGTGTCGTCGCGACCATTCTCAGTTACGTTCTGAACCGCGAGTGGGCGTTCAAGAACCGCGGCGGCCGTGAGAAACACCACGAGGCGATGCTGTTCTTCGGAATCAGCGGCATCGCGGTCCTCCTGACCGCGGCGCCCCTCTGGCTCGCGAACAACGTGTTCGGCATGCGCGAGAACATCAACGGCCTTGAACTGGTCGTCCTCGACTTCGTGCTCGCCTTCATCATCGGCAACTTGATCGGCATGGGTTTCCGCTTCTGGGCTCTGCGTCGGTTCGCGTTCCCCGAAGAGGAGCCGATGGGCGGCGACGGCGGGTCCACCGACATCCACCCGAACGCCGACGAACTCACCGATGAGGAACTCGGTCACGCCTGA